Proteins from one Actinomycetota bacterium genomic window:
- a CDS encoding hybrid sensor histidine kinase/response regulator → MVEFDRSAFISKFQEEAQELLQRLNEGVISLEASPDDAALLDQMLRDAHTLKGSSRMVGLLEISDVAHRLEDIMVKIREKEIAYTPKLSDSFFEALDAIVYLADNGGKNIDDMLDLADLQVRLTKVAEDEPTQPKKKAPAKRGKKSPDRPVEDPPEVLPEGSGAPSKRDDKLQAKAHNTIRVKTSQVDRLLNLISEIVISQIKEEQRIVELRQGNNELNELWQSWVKIKSQLTSLEIENEAMVALLEECNRMDSLLAERRRSDGIFLKSFAEDVARASVVVSELQEQGMRVRMLPVSTIFQTFPRAMRDLAKSFKKDVELIIEGEDTELDKKVLEEINDPLIHIMRNAVDHGIEPLEVREALGKPPKGTIRMTAHQEGDRIVIEVADDGAGVDPARVKAAAVRKGYLSQNEADAMSDREAIYLIFERGFSTSSIITEISGRGVGMDVVREFIVEKLKGSLDVNSKLGEGSVFRLTIPLTLAIIRALIMKVGDQVFALPTTSIEETLRVTPSEIIKVEGRDVIRRQRRTIPLVRLGDVLGVPHKGPKGLKTPIATIGFAGHRIGLVVDALIGEQQIVIKPLGSHLRKVDNVAGVTVLGAGDVVPILNVPDLMDRARRRSGAKVVSAEESKRQGPKRVLICEDSFTTRELERSIFEAAGYEVEVALDGAMGLAKLKEGLAVDAVVTDVQMPNMTGFELTRAIKADPALARIPVIIVTSLERDEEKAEGAEAGADAYITKSVFNQDTLLDTVDRLIR, encoded by the coding sequence ATGGTCGAATTTGACCGTAGCGCGTTCATATCGAAGTTCCAGGAAGAGGCCCAGGAGCTTCTCCAGCGACTCAACGAAGGTGTCATTTCGCTTGAGGCATCTCCTGATGACGCGGCCCTGCTCGATCAGATGCTTCGGGATGCCCACACACTAAAGGGATCTTCGCGGATGGTCGGACTCCTTGAGATTTCCGATGTTGCCCATCGGCTCGAAGACATTATGGTCAAGATCAGGGAAAAAGAGATCGCTTACACGCCAAAGCTCAGCGATTCTTTTTTCGAGGCACTCGATGCCATTGTGTATCTTGCGGACAATGGCGGAAAAAACATCGATGACATGCTGGATCTTGCCGATCTACAGGTGCGATTGACCAAAGTCGCCGAAGACGAACCGACCCAGCCGAAGAAAAAGGCGCCAGCCAAGCGCGGAAAAAAATCCCCCGACAGGCCTGTCGAGGATCCCCCAGAGGTGCTCCCGGAGGGCTCTGGGGCTCCGAGCAAGCGTGATGACAAGCTGCAGGCTAAGGCCCATAACACGATCCGGGTCAAAACATCCCAGGTAGATCGGTTGCTCAACCTCATCAGCGAAATCGTGATCTCCCAGATCAAGGAGGAGCAGCGGATCGTTGAGTTACGGCAGGGCAACAACGAGCTCAATGAGCTTTGGCAGTCCTGGGTCAAGATAAAATCGCAGCTCACGTCGCTGGAAATCGAGAACGAAGCAATGGTGGCGTTGCTGGAAGAGTGCAACAGGATGGACTCACTGCTTGCAGAGCGTCGACGTTCTGACGGCATTTTTCTGAAGAGCTTCGCGGAGGACGTTGCGCGGGCGTCCGTGGTTGTCTCGGAGCTTCAGGAGCAAGGAATGCGAGTTCGCATGCTGCCTGTCTCGACGATATTTCAGACCTTCCCGCGCGCCATGCGCGACCTTGCGAAATCCTTCAAAAAGGATGTTGAACTGATCATTGAGGGTGAGGACACAGAGCTTGATAAGAAGGTTCTGGAAGAGATAAACGATCCGCTGATTCACATCATGCGCAATGCGGTCGACCATGGAATCGAACCGCTTGAGGTTCGTGAAGCTTTGGGCAAACCCCCAAAGGGCACGATACGCATGACGGCTCACCAGGAGGGCGACCGCATCGTTATCGAGGTAGCCGATGACGGCGCCGGTGTTGATCCTGCGAGAGTCAAGGCCGCGGCGGTGCGCAAGGGGTACCTTTCCCAGAATGAGGCGGACGCAATGTCCGATCGCGAGGCGATATATCTCATCTTCGAGAGAGGTTTTTCGACAAGCTCGATCATTACCGAGATTTCCGGCCGCGGTGTGGGTATGGATGTAGTGCGCGAGTTCATCGTCGAGAAGCTCAAAGGCTCACTCGACGTCAACAGTAAGCTCGGCGAAGGCAGCGTCTTCAGGCTTACGATTCCGCTCACTCTCGCGATTATCCGGGCGCTGATTATGAAGGTGGGCGACCAGGTCTTCGCGCTGCCGACAACAAGCATCGAAGAGACTTTGCGGGTGACTCCATCGGAGATCATCAAGGTTGAAGGCCGTGATGTTATCCGGCGCCAGCGTCGCACGATACCACTAGTGCGCCTGGGGGATGTTCTCGGCGTGCCGCACAAGGGGCCGAAGGGCCTGAAGACGCCGATTGCGACGATTGGCTTTGCGGGCCACAGAATCGGTCTTGTCGTCGACGCTCTCATCGGCGAGCAGCAGATCGTCATCAAGCCTTTAGGCTCGCACCTGCGTAAGGTCGACAACGTCGCCGGGGTTACCGTTCTTGGCGCGGGAGATGTGGTTCCGATACTCAACGTGCCTGATCTGATGGATCGTGCGAGGCGGCGCTCGGGTGCAAAAGTGGTCTCTGCCGAGGAGTCGAAGAGACAGGGTCCCAAGCGCGTGTTGATATGCGAGGACTCCTTCACCACCCGTGAACTGGAGCGCTCGATCTTTGAGGCTGCCGGATACGAGGTTGAAGTTGCCCTTGATGGCGCGATGGGCCTTGCGAAGCTCAAGGAGGGCCTCGCTGTGGACGCGGTTGTGACCGACGTTCAGATGCCCAACATGACGGGGTTCGAGCTGACGCGCGCGATCAAGGCTGATCCGGCGCTCGCAAGGATTCCCGTCATCATCGTGACGTCGCTCGAGCGCGATGAGGAGAAGGCCGAGGGTGCCGAGGCAGGCGCTGACGCCTATATCACGAAATCCGTTTTCAATCAGGATACCCTGCTGGATACCGTTGATCGCCTGATCCGCTGA
- a CDS encoding methyl-accepting chemotaxis protein: MSKFIMSIRSKFLYKYSLVNAAVILAFMILQWMIGWFIFRDKLGPVEGLLEHLVILAGAMVVLGVAWLAVFLAVGQRFMAPLDKVVESVKASCQGEIGHKVNVDSPDEFGVLAKSYNQMLDLIVYLIRQTQESSTRLAQSSNDILSATEQQASGSAEQAASISQTTATMEELAATYRQIADNANQVVNMAEASLGSAESGQQAVFNSLGAMEQIKAHSQNSANKILLLGERSQQIGQVLGIINSIADQTKILALNAAIEAARAGEAGKGFSVVAAEIRKLAESVVNSTGEISQIMTEIQSSANELVLATEQEMKQVQNGVDLAHVTGESLEQILEMIEQTTVAAKEISAATQQQKSATEQVVKVMREVAAVAQQTAAGGRQVAATAEQLAMIAKESSQVGAAFKIVG, encoded by the coding sequence ATGTCGAAGTTCATAATGTCGATCAGAAGCAAATTTCTCTACAAATATTCTCTTGTGAATGCCGCGGTGATCTTGGCGTTCATGATATTGCAGTGGATGATCGGCTGGTTTATCTTTCGCGACAAGCTAGGCCCTGTCGAGGGGCTGTTGGAACACTTGGTGATTTTGGCCGGGGCAATGGTTGTACTCGGAGTCGCCTGGCTCGCCGTGTTCCTCGCGGTCGGCCAAAGGTTCATGGCGCCTTTGGATAAGGTGGTGGAAAGCGTAAAGGCTTCTTGCCAGGGCGAGATAGGCCATAAGGTCAATGTAGACTCGCCGGATGAGTTTGGGGTTTTGGCCAAGTCCTACAATCAGATGCTCGATCTGATCGTCTACCTCATCAGGCAGACCCAGGAATCGTCTACGCGCTTAGCCCAGTCTTCCAATGACATCCTTTCAGCAACGGAGCAGCAGGCATCCGGCTCGGCCGAGCAGGCCGCCTCAATCAGTCAGACCACGGCCACAATGGAGGAGCTGGCAGCCACATACAGGCAGATAGCCGACAACGCCAATCAGGTTGTCAATATGGCCGAGGCCTCTTTGGGTAGTGCCGAGTCAGGACAGCAGGCTGTCTTCAACTCGCTGGGAGCGATGGAGCAGATAAAGGCACACAGCCAGAACTCGGCGAATAAAATTCTTCTGCTCGGAGAGCGCAGTCAGCAGATAGGGCAGGTACTCGGCATCATCAACTCTATCGCGGATCAGACAAAGATACTCGCCTTGAACGCCGCCATCGAGGCAGCTCGAGCCGGTGAGGCCGGAAAGGGTTTCTCTGTGGTGGCGGCCGAGATCAGAAAACTCGCCGAGTCGGTCGTAAACTCCACGGGCGAGATTTCGCAGATCATGACCGAGATACAAAGTTCGGCAAACGAGCTAGTCTTGGCTACCGAGCAGGAGATGAAACAAGTTCAAAACGGCGTCGACTTGGCGCATGTTACCGGAGAATCACTTGAGCAGATACTTGAGATGATCGAGCAGACCACGGTGGCTGCTAAAGAGATATCCGCCGCCACCCAGCAGCAGAAGAGCGCTACAGAGCAGGTAGTGAAGGTGATGCGCGAGGTCGCCGCGGTAGCGCAACAGACAGCGGCGGGCGGCCGGCAAGTGGCGGCCACTGCGGAACAGCTGGCGATGATCGCCAAGGAGTCCAGTCAGGTCGGCGCCGCGTTTAAGATCGTCGGCTAA
- the tadA gene encoding Flp pilus assembly complex ATPase component TadA: MAESLTSKVLEALETAGLISGEQIEGVIASASASGRSAGQLLIDQGLVTAADIENVLEDAFGTPRVDLSSYTPDESALNIVPADIALSYSVLPLFEIEGMLTVAVGQAVDVFLLDDLMSKVGAEIEVVLADPTSILAALAQYYDVPQAAVPEAEEPAISAEDFFEAPFGEAVPIAAEAPAAVFESITAEAPSAVFDSIGADPQGEVFAEVAQSIEEIVETAPSVEPSAIDLDVLAFADAGKVAVLVSDILAHAVGKGANRIQLLPYKGDFFLVYRVQGRLERVASAPLSLQGALVDGIKAFARLSSVHSSHPALGRVRANIGEKELIVTVSVVPTIAGQRLVISLSSGRSALRGLGELGMNEAETRALHAMVERGRGILLVCAPVAGGRSSTYYALLQHAAQAGKTVYSVERSIEHEIPSVAQVLVNPGAPIGAESYFAAGMRQDTDVMAIDPMQSVEDVHLAVEAAGLGKLVIATFSGGDIVSGVRRMLDLGAEPVSLAAALTLGVGQRLVRKNCPQCSVEVFAGSVTDVVPDISSNRAMKGVGCAACLNTGFQGVTGIFEVLPFTEQVRVPIARGLSADEILAVAKSAGMRPMITAGALKVAEGLVSPEELDRVMRFSNG; encoded by the coding sequence ATGGCGGAATCTCTCACTTCCAAGGTGCTCGAAGCCCTCGAAACAGCGGGCTTGATTTCGGGCGAACAGATCGAAGGCGTCATCGCTTCTGCCTCGGCCAGTGGTCGTAGTGCAGGGCAGCTTTTGATAGATCAAGGCCTGGTTACCGCCGCCGATATCGAAAATGTGCTGGAAGACGCATTTGGGACACCACGAGTCGATCTGTCCAGTTACACCCCGGACGAAAGTGCGCTGAACATCGTCCCGGCCGATATAGCCCTGTCCTACAGCGTACTGCCGCTATTCGAGATAGAAGGCATGCTTACAGTGGCCGTAGGTCAGGCCGTCGATGTTTTTCTCCTGGACGACCTTATGTCGAAAGTGGGAGCGGAAATCGAGGTTGTGCTTGCGGATCCCACTTCGATCCTGGCGGCTCTAGCGCAATACTATGATGTGCCTCAAGCGGCGGTTCCCGAGGCGGAAGAGCCTGCTATAAGCGCCGAGGACTTCTTCGAAGCTCCCTTCGGCGAGGCTGTTCCGATCGCTGCCGAGGCTCCTGCTGCTGTCTTCGAGTCAATCACTGCCGAGGCACCCTCTGCTGTTTTCGATTCAATCGGCGCCGATCCACAGGGCGAAGTATTCGCCGAGGTCGCTCAATCTATCGAGGAGATCGTGGAAACCGCCCCTTCGGTGGAGCCGTCCGCAATCGACCTGGATGTGCTTGCGTTTGCGGATGCGGGCAAGGTGGCAGTGCTCGTCTCCGACATCCTCGCCCATGCGGTTGGCAAAGGCGCCAACAGAATCCAGTTGTTGCCATACAAGGGCGATTTTTTCCTGGTCTACAGGGTCCAGGGCCGCCTGGAGCGGGTGGCCAGTGCGCCGCTGTCCTTGCAAGGAGCGCTCGTCGACGGCATCAAGGCATTTGCCAGGCTATCATCGGTTCACTCTTCGCATCCGGCGCTCGGTCGCGTCAGGGCCAACATTGGCGAGAAGGAGCTGATCGTTACAGTCTCGGTGGTTCCCACTATCGCCGGTCAGCGACTGGTGATCTCGCTGAGCAGCGGCCGTTCGGCGCTACGCGGGCTCGGAGAGCTCGGCATGAACGAAGCCGAGACACGCGCCCTTCACGCCATGGTGGAGCGTGGCCGAGGAATACTGCTTGTTTGCGCGCCCGTCGCCGGCGGTCGCTCGTCTACCTACTACGCATTGCTGCAGCACGCCGCCCAGGCTGGCAAGACAGTCTATTCGGTCGAGCGTTCTATCGAACACGAAATCCCCTCTGTGGCCCAGGTTCTGGTGAATCCGGGCGCGCCCATAGGTGCCGAGTCGTATTTTGCGGCAGGCATGCGCCAGGACACGGACGTCATGGCAATAGACCCGATGCAATCAGTGGAAGACGTCCATCTCGCCGTCGAGGCTGCTGGTCTCGGCAAGCTGGTTATAGCGACGTTTTCTGGCGGAGATATCGTCTCGGGAGTGCGCCGAATGCTTGACCTGGGTGCGGAGCCCGTCTCGCTGGCGGCGGCGCTGACCCTCGGTGTTGGACAGCGTCTGGTGAGGAAAAATTGCCCGCAGTGTTCGGTGGAGGTTTTTGCCGGAAGCGTGACGGATGTTGTTCCGGATATCTCATCGAATCGGGCTATGAAAGGGGTCGGATGCGCGGCGTGTCTCAACACTGGCTTTCAGGGTGTCACCGGGATATTCGAGGTGCTGCCCTTCACCGAGCAGGTGAGGGTTCCGATCGCCAGGGGGCTCTCCGCCGATGAGATTCTTGCGGTAGCGAAATCCGCCGGGATGAGACCGATGATCACCGCTGGCGCGCTCAAAGTCGCCGAAGGTTTGGTCAGCCCTGAAGAGCTTGATCGTGTGATGCGGTTTTCCAATGGGTAG
- a CDS encoding response regulator encodes MANARILAVDDSPTILEMIKAILIAGGHDVITAVDGAEALEKARAEMPDLILLDVMLPKLDGYRVCRLLKFDAKYKSIPIIMLTAKTEEQAMATGIRTGANQYLTKPIEPERLLQAVAEELAKAKG; translated from the coding sequence ATGGCAAACGCTAGAATACTGGCGGTGGACGACAGCCCAACGATCCTTGAGATGATAAAGGCGATATTGATCGCCGGCGGACACGATGTCATCACCGCTGTCGATGGTGCGGAAGCGCTGGAAAAGGCGCGCGCCGAGATGCCCGATCTGATCCTGCTCGATGTCATGTTGCCCAAGCTCGATGGCTATCGAGTCTGCCGGCTACTGAAGTTCGACGCGAAGTACAAGTCGATCCCGATCATCATGCTCACCGCGAAGACCGAGGAACAGGCGATGGCCACCGGAATCAGGACCGGCGCCAATCAGTACCTGACCAAGCCCATAGAGCCCGAACGTTTGCTTCAGGCCGTTGCCGAGGAACTGGCGAAGGCGAAGGGTTAG
- a CDS encoding purine-binding chemotaxis protein CheW, translating to MTDNVGSGLWLEGSSADVADVLRQRAESLAQESIDEVKLDLVGLLLFRLDEEWYSVKVQDVREIYREYKIAPIPCTPPAILGVVNIRGEMISVTDISKLLGLERSAMGFTLAPAIVIHDKEVATAIVVEEIGDIVEVPQENIEPPLSTIDKVSAQLIIGSVHLDGRLIGIINVSSILEPIGSAQ from the coding sequence ATGACAGATAATGTAGGCTCAGGCCTTTGGCTGGAAGGGTCCAGCGCTGATGTGGCTGATGTGCTACGTCAAAGGGCCGAATCCTTGGCGCAGGAGTCTATCGATGAGGTAAAGCTCGATCTGGTTGGGCTGCTCCTTTTCAGGCTGGACGAGGAGTGGTACTCGGTCAAGGTTCAAGACGTTCGAGAGATATACCGGGAGTACAAGATTGCGCCGATACCATGCACGCCACCTGCAATTCTGGGTGTGGTAAACATTCGGGGCGAGATGATATCCGTGACCGATATTTCGAAGCTGTTGGGGTTAGAGCGAAGCGCAATGGGATTCACTCTTGCGCCCGCTATCGTGATACACGACAAGGAAGTCGCTACAGCAATTGTTGTAGAGGAGATAGGCGATATTGTTGAGGTGCCGCAGGAAAACATTGAGCCCCCTCTGTCCACCATCGACAAGGTCAGCGCTCAACTCATTATCGGCTCGGTGCATCTCGATGGAAGGCTGATAGGAATCATCAACGTGAGCAGCATTCTTGAGCCGATAGGTTCAGCGCAATAA
- a CDS encoding purine-binding chemotaxis protein CheW gives MTKRSKKTGSAAAEDFTQQTTAHIERIVVFKLDSQRYGLAIEKVQEIQQIVEVSKVPGADASLIGMMNLRGQVIPVLDMRALIDLPAKSYHIDTPMIICRTKETLVALVVDEVEDVLLVPPGALAPAPDFHNLAERLLGVCRLDNDMIFLFDVDRLVTSVDIDMGECK, from the coding sequence TTGACAAAGCGCTCGAAAAAAACGGGGTCTGCGGCGGCGGAGGATTTCACGCAGCAAACAACCGCACACATAGAGCGTATCGTGGTTTTTAAGCTCGACTCCCAGCGCTACGGGCTTGCAATTGAGAAGGTCCAGGAGATTCAGCAGATCGTCGAGGTTTCCAAGGTTCCAGGCGCTGACGCGTCGCTGATTGGGATGATGAATCTCAGAGGGCAGGTGATTCCTGTCCTGGACATGCGGGCGCTTATCGATCTACCTGCGAAGTCTTACCATATCGACACTCCGATGATTATCTGCCGCACTAAAGAGACTCTCGTAGCGTTGGTGGTGGATGAAGTCGAGGACGTGCTGCTTGTTCCACCTGGGGCTTTGGCGCCAGCTCCCGATTTTCACAATCTCGCCGAACGACTACTGGGTGTTTGCCGCCTGGACAACGATATGATCTTTCTTTTCGATGTTGATCGTCTTGTCACTTCGGTCGATATTGATATGGGTGAGTGCAAATGA